Below is a genomic region from Helianthus annuus cultivar XRQ/B chromosome 2, HanXRQr2.0-SUNRISE, whole genome shotgun sequence.
TTCTTATTAATTCAAAATTATTTACCTTTTATGAACGCAGGAAACTATGGGACGATAGCCCGTCGCTGTATAAAGTAGTTTATACAGAATATTTTCCTCCTGAAATGTATCGCAAAAGAATAGAAGATTACGATGAAATGAAGGAACATCAATGATGATGTGCAGAAGAATGAAATTGGCAAACACACTGTTAGTGAAGTGAATGATGTTGATGCTACATTGCCAACCTCTAATTCAAAACGTATGTTCTACATACGCAATATTGGTGATAAAGACAATTAGTATTTTTCAACTTTTGAGTTATGAGTTATTTGTTACGAATATAAAGTGTTTCCTTTGTTTGAATAACAATTtcagtttttatgtttttttgatTGAACACAAACATTTGTATTATGCTTTCAAGGAATCATTGAAAAAAACATAAGGCAACCGATTAAATATTTTAAATCAAGATTTTACCAATAATATAAAATGTAAATTCGGCCGTcaatataattaatataaaatgtaaatttcggatttttaaatatattaagAAGTTATTAAATTGGAGTTAAAaattattaagtatatataaaTGTTGAATTACAGGttgttaattaatataatataggttttaaatttctaaaaaaaatgaaaagataCTTTCAATAGTTAGGACAAACgctttatctgccgagcaaaccacaGTGAGTTACAACTTTTACTAAATGCACGCTTTCCCTGTGGGTTTGGGAACTTCATATATACTCTCGTTGGGACGGGAACTTCACATATTCCCGGTGTCTTCCATGAAAGTCCCTAATTCATTAAACGAAAATCTTCCATGAAAGTCCCTTATTCATTTATACCGATTAGACGTCGTCCGAGACGAACAggatattagttgatagcgctattaggtttgacaacttCGCACCGTGCCTTTGGAGGAGGACGGTAGCGAACCATAATCAAGGAATTCTGGTCAATGACGGTAGACATTGATCAAAAGAGCAAATAACAATTACGTCGAAGTTTCGGTACTACACAGTTAAGTGGATCATATATGGGGTAGCGCCCCATGATTTATTTTCAACATGGTAGCTTCATAAAAACGATGTTTGCAGGTTTTTAGGTACAACTGCGAACAGACAATGCAAACGGATGGAGTGTGTAAGTGGTACGTTTTGAATATTCGTCTAAATTGTGGTTTCTAACTGTGATAAACCTCTTTTACATTTCCGCTgcaaacttaaactatgtttttggaaaATTTAAATTAGGTCACTAATTGTACTATTATTTGTAATACTTTACACTTTTCACAAACGGTTCAAAATAATTTGTGGCTGAATCCTAGCCAGTCGCACGCCTCGCGGTATTACTCCACATGTgaaatttgagggtgtgacatttaCAGTATAGTTTACAATATAAGTTTTTCCTATTTCCAACTACTTACAACGACCATTACAAACCACCAGTTTCTGATTTCATGCCCTTATAAGATTTTGATTAAATTGTATATGTACTACATAATTAACTAAAACGATTTACTAAAATAGTACCAATATTTTGAAATGTGTCGGTATGACTATGGTATTTCAGATTTTCTCTAAATCATTTTGAATAGTTCCATACAAATATTTTTCAACAAATGTTTTTTAAGTAGTTACGTAATTAGCGTAATTagcatacgtgtacataataaaCTACCACTAACCCTTGGCCAATAAAACTGTAACAACTTCACAAAATTTCCGTTACCCATTCCTAAAATGCACACTAAGGAGTCCTAATTGGAACCCTTGACTAGTGTGCTGCGACCCGAAACGGAAAAACGGACGAAACCAGCAACAGGGCCCCATAAAACTCAAGGGGGGATCCCCTAATTGATCTGTGACGCCCGAAACGAATTGTGAACACGTTTCATTAGAATTTGACACCCCTCCATGCTAGATTCAACACAAGGCTACCCTAGCCTAAAAAGGTCGCcatcgcgccacgcgacagaacCAGGTAAGGCTGGCGCGTCACGCGAAGGAGAAAAAATCGGCTATAACCCAGGGGTTGGCACTTGAACATATTGCTTATTTCGACGCTAAAATTCGATCGTTgctttttttctttcaaaaatacaAACGAAATCTCAAAACGCTGCAGCGatatcagggtaataactcgattacTGCTACGGTACTctatccgatcgattaaaaccgatctgatggatgtttaagtgctgtcGGTACtcggctatactttgtcattcgtcgtgagggtttcgatctcgcgattatcgtaaatgttgtattaacaACCACTTCCTGATCAAATTGAGAAGTGGTGGACGATTGATTGGCACTTCCAGAATTTCATGAACAATCCCAACCCATACTACCCACAATTTGAACCTGCTCCTGCTACCTTTCCACCCATGAACCCAGAAAATGTTGCTGAGCTGGGCCATTATGGCGAAGAGTTGGTGGACGCGGGAAACAGAATCTGATCAGTGGGTGAGAGCCTcgtctggaaatacgacgagcgggAGTTCAACTTTTGAGGCGAGCTAACTATAGaataagtgtttgtataatattaatatgttgtgaaaaaataatataatatataatatcacCTAATGAATAAATAAAATATCTGTAAATATGTGGTTGTGTACTGAAGATTGACTGAATTTTTTTGTTACCCCGCTAGACAAAGAGATGACCATTTTCCGTGGCCTGTATCTTGTTCGTGGAAAAACATATGTTGTTATACATTTAAAACAAAATAGacttaaaaaaacataatatTTGGAGCAAAACATTCCCTAATCTATCAGGAGCAAAGCTTTGCATAATGTAACAACTAGTATTTTAATATTTAAACGAAAGCTTACATTGCGTATTTCATATTGAATAGAAAATCCCATATACGCTGTTCTTCCGATGTAATATCGATTTCCATTTCGTCATTATGGTCATCACATGACCGGTTGAACCTACCAAATGGTTTTCTTCGTCTTGATTCAAGTTCTCGTTTACCCAAGCCTTGTGCATGATATCATTTTCAGCCGTTCCCATGCCTActtaattttattttttgtttgtaCTAATTAATCAAAAAATGCCAAGTTTATTATAATTTTTGAATGAAGTTAAAAACATTTAGAACTTACCATTGATTGTATTTTTGGTCTCTTCTTCTTTTGAATGCTTATCTTCTTGATTTATGCCATCACTTTTTTGCACATCAGGTGGTACGGAAGTTTCCGTATTATCTGTATCATCAACATCAGCACCTGCAATTTTTTTTGGTTCTGATAAGTCCGATTATTTGTTGTGTACACAAATAACACATGTTCacgtttttatttttttggaaTCATGACTTACCTAGTTCGGCGTCTTGTGTGAGTAGCTGAAAAATAGGCCCATCAAGCAATCCTGGCATGTTTTTTGTTTCGTTGCTCCTGTCCAATTCTACTCATTTACGTGTAGACATACATATACGTGTTACTTTGTGTATGTTAGAACTTTtaagatcgttgatacttgtgctggattagttttagtcatagtttgtagctattttgaatgtacaagggcttattttgtaattctctaGAAGTTAGgttcctgacctagtgtagataagattccagcaaatttataaatttgctggctagtcaggaacactataaatagccttCACATTGTAACCTTggcaagcttttggctcttgaatgaatattggtgttgttaAATTCTAGTAttgatcttgtgctcaaatctgatatccaaggtgttTTATTGCTttatcttattgtttggattcaatacaatacttgttgtattcatcaatccattagtttcaccttcatctttgatctttcttaacttttcatagctcaaacacctaatcaataggtgttttgggtttaaacaaccaaccactgtgatccggattgattttgggatctacaatttggtatcagagccttagtgctcttggttgttgtgttcttgttgagatttttcatagttttgaaggtttttcaagagtttcaaagttttcaaaattttggacttaaaatggattgatttggtgtgtttaatcaaTAGATTGTTGTTAATATTTGATTAGGGAGTTATGTTGGACATTTTGATACattaaaacatggtttttgagctgtttttgagggattagagggttttagttcgtgttaaaccctctgGCCAGCGAAATTAACTTGAATGCAGCGAACAATATATGAAGGCAGCgaatttattttttttgaatatAGCGAACATATCTTGAATATAGCGAACTTAGCAAAATTGTTGAGAAACTCATCGCAGGATCATTAATTTCGACGATCATCATTCGAGTGAAATTACTGATCATCAGTGAAATAGTGTCCAGTGACCCTTAGCGaaattatcgaaggcgacttcgagaactGTGATACTGAACCACAGCGTTCTTATCATGGTAATCGGCGGAATTAATCTAACTAACGTCTGTGTTGTGTTTGTCAGCGGAATTATCGTGTTCGCTCGTGCAGGACTACCTAAAGTACCAGCGAAGGTCGAAGATTTGTCAGCGAATTTGATCAAGCTCCCTTGGTCATCCGCGAAATTAACTTTGTCACCGGTTATCTGTGACTTGTCAGCGAAATTAGCTTCTGATCAGCCACATTTTGTCAAAATCAAGCAAAGATGTCGTTGAATCAACTAAGTCCAATTGCTCAAGCGGAACTTGAGACTGGAACCACCACTCGGCCACCAAAGTTGAAAGGGGCTGAAGACTTTAGCACCTGGAAGACTCGCATTCAatcgttcttcgagtacacggaCTACAATCTGTGGCTCTCTGTCACAGCTGGACCCCACATTCCAACTGTTGTTCGAGGAGATGCGGTAGTTGCCAACAATGATGCAACTACCTTTACTGATGAAGACAAGGCTCTTATACAACGTGATCGTCGTGCTCATGCTGCCTTGACCATGGCACTTTCTACTGATGactgcaacatgtttgaagaacaccgaactgcaaatgcactctggaatgcattgATTGAGTACTATGAAGGAAATGAGGAGCTGATCGAAAGCAAGAGAGATATGGTGCAGAAACAATATGACATGTTCTGTGGAGTTCGTGGAGAAAGTCTTTCCGATCACATCAGTCGTTTTCTGaatatgatgaccaaaatgaagaaggcGGGAAATCCTGTCACAAATCGTGCTGCAATCAAGAAGTTGCTAGATTCACTTCCCAAAGAATGGAGCCTACAatgcatgatgatcaagaaggatttTCTCAACAATCCAAACCCTGTCACTCTGTCCGACTTGATCAACACACTAAGAGCCTTTGAAATGGATGTCAACAAAAGAGAGATGAACACTGCCAGCTACCCTCTAAAGTCAACTCAAACTTCTGCTGGATTGAAAAATGTTGCATTCCTTGCTTCAGGGGGCACCACTCCACAAGCTTCTGACTTAATCTATGCCAACGCTTCCGCAAGCGCATCGAAAGCTCCACAACTTGTTGAGAAGACTATCACTGTTGACACTCAAGCGTTGAAAGTATCCACTGAAAATGTGGCACTTTTCAACACATTTCTAAGCAGCTATGAGGCCCTGATGTCTGGAGAACTAAGAAAGGAGATGTTCACAgctgaagacatgtatcaggttgatccagatgatatggaggaaatggatctgaaatggcagatggccatgatcactttgaagttaaagaaatttcaagacaaaACAGGAAAACGTTTAGGTCTTGGAAAAGCTGGCTTTGACAAGTCTAAACTTAGGTGCTACAACTGCAAGAATCTGGgccatttcaagcgtgattgtcctCTGTTGAAAGAAGGAAACAGTGAAACCACTCCTGCTGTAAAGCAAATCACAGTTGAAGAGAACAAGAACAATGCGTCTCTTAGCACGCCAAAAGCTTTAGTCGTCGAAGACTATGATTGGAGTGAGGAAATTACTGAAGCAAAGGAGCAAGTCAACAAAGCTCTGATGGCCAAGATCTCAGGTGAATCATCATCAAGGCAGTTCGAAAAGCAGACAGCTGGAATTCCAAAAGGAGACAATACTGCTGACAAAGGCTTGAAAAGCATTCTGACTTCAGTGTAGcctgaaaatgaaaaaaagtgTGGAGAAGCAGAGGAGCATGTTCGAAAGAGGCATCTGATCAAAAGAAGGGTAAGGAAAAGGTCCCAACAGCTGCCATGAAagcagattcatcaaaagagaaAGCTGACAAGGACTTGGTAAACAGTATTCCActtagttttaaagaaaaattATGCACTCCtgcatgcgttgatgtcgtggcacaCTACAAATCGTTGAATCTAGAATATGAGAGACAAAAAgacaaagctttaaaatttaacaacATGCTTAAACAGAATGaggctgcatatcagagaaagttgaattcaactttagctgaaatgcaaactctaaaagaatttgtgtttagaaaagattttatcataaACGATCTCACAGAAAGTTTAGAAAAAGCTTTGAACgaaaagaataaattacaaattataatagacaaatggaatgtcagtcaaaaggcctttactgacattAAAAACTGCCAACGACCAACGTTTGTGAAAGACGGGATTGGGTATAAGGATAGGCACATAAATGAAAGAAAACTATTCTTCCCAccacatagcaaaaactatgtGCCTATGCCGACTCCTCATCCCGAAAACGATCTCATAAATGAAAAGGCATCTGTTGAACAAAATGAGTTTTATGAAAATGAGACAATCGCTAACTGTTCTTAAAGTAATGCAGATCCCATTgtgtgtaaagaagatgtgtgcgatgaggatgGAGACTGCGGCGGGTCAAAAATAGGAATTGGATATTtaggcgacagttattccaccgttaactggttcgcctggaactgttctaggaaaaacaatgttaaggatgaatgtaataatttaagtaggatggatgactgtaatggccGAGTGCCTAAATTTAAACCTACggatgactgtaagggccatgtgcctacatttgagacccgtgatcGTGAACATTGTGTGTCGAAATGTCATGATTTAAATTATGCGTTTTGTGATGATAAAGTTGCttgtgaatctcctgtatttgtgccagaattgaaaaagaatagttttggaaaattcctcacagaggaaattcccgaaatttattcCTTCTAGAACAGGTGTGACGGATTCAGAAAAGAGTGTTACTGAAGATCATGGCAAGGAAGACTCAAGTGTCACTGCCTCAGAAGACGAGCAAAGATCAGAAAGTTCAAGTGAAGATCAAACAGTAAGTGATGAAAGTCTAGAATTCCCTAGTGATGAAACACAGAAATCCTCAAGTGAAGATCAACCCACCAATGATGAAAGTTTCGAATGTTCAAATTCTGAAACCATTGAAGATCAAGACTCAGAAAGTTCAAACAAAGATCAAAGTTACAATGAGTCGAGTTACGAAGCAAGTGAAGAGCAAAGCTCAAGTGAGGACAACATGTCTGAAAGTTCATCCGATTCAGACAATGATGAAGAATACTCAGAAGATGAAAGCagagtggacaagaaaatgaagaaagcagaaagctcaagactctcatcacatacattatcttctaacaccaaaagacccagacataaaagatgctttcgctgtggtcatttaggacatacagcgaaacattgtaaaaccaaGAAGTTTTCTAAACCAGAACATGATTTTCTTACAAACGTCACATATCAATTAAATTATCTTAAGAAGtctgttaaaaatctggttgagtcaactgcctatttttggaaacaaaaagaggtcaacgtgggtcaaaaccacgatagaTTCCAAATGAAGCAAATCTGGGTTCCTAAATCAAGCTaatttgtatatatttttgtatATCAGAATAAACTCCAGAAATGGCTTCGTATGCTCATGGAATACATCTGGCAGGTGGACAGCGAATGTTCGAGACACATGACTGGATTGAAGGAACTTCTGAAGAACTTTCGCTTCATCGATGGTGATTTCGTATCTTTCGCTGGAGACGAGAAAGGAGGAAAGATTGTTGGAGTAGGAGATGTGGTGTCTGAAGCCCTCACGTTGGAGAATGTCAACTATGTTCCGGAGCTGTGCTACAATCTCATGAGTGTCTCACAAGTCTGTGATAAAGGAATATCGGTGCTTTTCAATGACATGGAATGCTTGTTCCTCAAGCCCGGATATGTTGTTCCTGCTAAAATGATCATGCTCACTGCTCCAAGACAAAACAACACATACGTGCTCAACATGAAAAATGCCAAGACACATGACAATCTAACCTGCTTGATCTCTAAggcttcagaatcagaatcactGCTTTGGCACAGGCGATTGGGGCATGTTAATTTTAAAAATATGAATAAACTTTCCAAGTTAAACTTAGTAAGAGGTCTTCCGGTTAAAGAATTCctattttctgaaaaatgtatagCATGCGCCCAGGGAAAACAGCACAAAAAATCGCACAAGTCCAAAGCAGTGAATACGATCACTGCGCCTCTTCAATTgatgcatatggatctttttggtccaattagtgttaaaagtcttgctaaaagtTCTTACTGTTTGGTGATCACCGATGATTTCTCTCGGTTTTCATGGGTCTATTTTCTTGAAGCAAAAAGCGAGACAGCTGAAGTTCTCAAATCATTCATCCCGCTGATTGAAAATGTGACCAAACTAAAAGTGAAGTCGATCAGAAGTGACAATGGGTCCGagttcaaaaatcagaccttCATATCCTTCTGTGCTGAAAAGGGAATTCATCTTCAATACAGTGCAGCCAGAACTCcccaacagaatggagttgctgaatGCAAGAATAGAACGTTGATCGAAGCTGCACGAACCATGCTGGTGGACTCAAAGCTTCCTATCATCTTCTGGGCAGAAGCTGTAAATATGGCATGTTACGTTCTAAACAGGGTACTTATTGTAAAACCACATGGAAAGACAGCATATGAACTTCTCTTCAAAAGAAAGCCGCTCATTGACTTCTTCAGACCATTTGGTTGTTCGTGCACCCTTCTAAATACTCAGGAAAATCTCATCAAATTTGAAGCAGTGGGTGATATCTGCTACTTCATGGGGTATTCATCCACACAGAAGGCCTACCATGTTTACAACAAAAGAACGAAGATGGTGATTGAATCCTACTATGTTGATTTTCAAGAAGGAAACTACACCAACACCGGAAGTACTCCTGATTGGTTCTATGATGTGGGCGTGATTTTTAACACCTTTGAAATTCCGGAAGTAGCTCCAGAAACTGAACCTGTTGAAGACACTCAAGTTGAACCACTGTTTGACTCATCTGACATTGGTTTAACCCCTTTTACCACCCGTCTATCTCCATCATCTGCTGACCCTATTCTGGCTGTGAATGAAGCAACTGGTgacacttcgcctgagaacacccaagacaacggtgcttcttcttcacaggcgaATGTGGATGAACCAACCCAAGAAGCTGATCCACCAGTGATTTACGTGGATGAACACTTCACCAACCTTCCGCAGCAGATTGAATCTCTGACAAATGCCGGATACAAGACAAACAgaaatcatcctcttgaaaaCGTCATCGGCGCAGTCGAAGAAGGAGTACGTACACGCGGGCAGTCATCAAGCATCAACAAAGGCCTCTTCGCAGCTTTTCTTTCGCAATCCGTTCCACGAGACATTGAAGATGCTATACAAGACTCCAGTTGGGTCCAGGCCATGCAGGAAGAGCTACCTCAATTCAGAAAGCTTAAAGTTTGGGAACTAGTAGATTtacctgaaggaaagtttccaatTGGTACTAAATGGGTCTTCCGTAACAAGATGGATGATCATGGAGTGGTAATCAAGAACAAGGCCAGATTGGTGGTACAAGGTTTTCGTCAGGAAGAAGGGATTGACTACGAAGAAGTATttgctccggttgcacgactgGAAGCAATCAGAATATTCCTGGCATATGCATCATATAGAAACTTCAAAGTTATCCAAATGGATGTCAAGAGTGCTTTTCTTTATGGGAAAGTAAAGGAAGAAGTTTATGTATGTCAGCCTCCAGGGTTCGAAGATCCTCATTTTCCAGGTCGCTATTTCAAGTTGGACAAAGCACTCAATGGTCTTCACCAAGCTCCACacgcttggtacgagactttgtccacatacttgtTAGAGTGTGGATACACCAGAGGAAAGATCGACATGACTCTTTTCACCAAAAAGATCGGGGAGGATGTAATGCTGGTTCAAATCTACGTCGACGATATTATCTTCGGGTCAACGAACGGGGCGTTGTGCAGAGAATTCGAAACCGTCATGAAGGCAAAAttcgaaatgagcatgatgggagagctgaatttcttcttagggctagaagtgaagcaaaagGAGGATGAGATTCTCATTCATCAGGCCAAGTACATTCGGGACATTCTCACGAAGTACAACATGAACGACTGCAAAGTTGCAAGCACCCCGTTCGCCTCTCGGACAGAGCTTACTCTAGACCCtcaaggaaaaccagtaaacaaatCCTTTTATCGCTTGATGATCGGTTCTCTGATGTATTTAACGGCTAGCAGGCCAGACATTATGTGGGCAGTCTGTCTCTGTGCTCGATTTCAGACAAATCCCAAGGAATCTCATGAAACTGCTGTAAAGCGCATTTTCCGCTATCTCAAAGGAACTCCGAAACTAGgtctttggtatcctaaagatagtaattttgatcttattgcatattctgacagtgatcatgcaggttgTAAAGTAGATCGCAGGTCCGTATCAGGAGGATGTCAATTCTTGGGAAATCGTCTGATCTCATGGCAAAGCAAGAAACAGACAACGGTGTCCACCTCAACCGCTCAAGCAGAATACACTGCTGCCTACAGCTGCtgttcacaagttctctggatacaaaatcagttgcttgattatggaatcaacatcatgaagactcctatattcatcgacaatgaagcgtgtctaggaattgtgaagaatcccatACACCACTCAAGAAC
It encodes:
- the LOC110893241 gene encoding uncharacterized protein LOC110893241, translating into MDDCNGRVPKFKPTDDCKGHVPTFETRDREHCVSKCHDLNYAFCDDKVACESPRKFPKFIPSRTGVTDSEKSVTEDHGKEDSSVTASEDEQRSESSSEDQTVSDESLEFPSDETQKSSSEDQPTNDESFECSNSETIEDQDSESSNKDQSYNESSYEASEEQSSSEDNMSESSSDSDNDEEYSEDESRNKLQKWLRMLMEYIWQVDSECSRHMTGLKELLKNFRFIDGDFVSFAGDEKGGKIVGVGDVVSEALTLENVNYVPELCYNLMSVSQVCDKGISVLFNDMECLFLKPGYVVPAKMIMLTAPRQNNTYVLNMKNAKTHDNLTCLISKASESESLLWHSVKSLAKSSYCLVITDDFSRFSWVYFLEAKSETAEVLKSFIPLIENVTKLKVKSIRSDNGSEFKNQTFISFCAEKGIHLQYSAARTPQQNGVAECKNRTLIEAARTMLVDSKLPIIFWAEAVNMACYVLNRVLIVKPHGKTAYELLFKRKPLIDFFRPFGCSCTLLNTQENLIKFEAVGDICYFMGYSSTQKAYHVYNKRTKMVIESYYVDFQEGNYTNTGSTPDWFYDVGVIFNTFEIPEVAPETEPVEDTQVEPLFDSSDIGLTPFTTRLSPSSADPILAANVDEPTQEADPPVIYVDEHFTNLPQQIESLTNAGYKTNRNHPLENVIGAVEEGVRTRGQSSSINKGLFAAFLSQSVPRDIEDAIQDSSWVQAMQEELPQFRKLKVWELVDLPEGKFPIGTKWVFRNKMDDHGVVIKNKARLVVQGFRQEEGIDYEEVFAPVARLEAIRIFLAYASYRNFKVIQMDVKSAFLYGKVKEEVYVCQPPGFEDPHFPGRYFKLDKALNGLHQAPHAWYETLSTYLLECGYTRGKIDMTLFTKKIGEDVMLVQIYVDDIIFGSTNGALCREFETVMKILSMVKNLEWDKTLKHNQSIKLDEVPQDFEDVARWVRSSRIGYAVETDVKVYKIHIQEFWENAKPETINNKRGIASTVKRVEVTEDRIRQVLKLLDNDQDPLSLSKDDILDGFRGMGYAGDFCQKKEIKRGGLTRDWRFIVHVISMSLAHRKGGYDGLNLEGRQLC